A single genomic interval of Bradyrhizobium sp. AZCC 1693 harbors:
- the smpB gene encoding SsrA-binding protein SmpB yields MAEKNERPIKVVAENRKARFNYAIEDTIETGIALTGTEVKSIRNGKTTIAESYADSKDGEIWLINANIPEYLQANRFNHEPKRPRKLLLHRKQINKLMGAVDREGMTLIPLKLYFNERGRAKLLLAIAKGKKLHDKRESEKKRDWGREKSRLMRARG; encoded by the coding sequence GTGGCCGAGAAGAACGAGCGCCCGATCAAGGTTGTCGCCGAAAACCGCAAGGCCCGGTTCAACTACGCGATCGAGGACACCATCGAAACCGGCATTGCGCTGACCGGCACGGAAGTGAAGTCGATCCGCAACGGCAAGACCACGATTGCCGAATCCTACGCGGATTCCAAGGACGGCGAGATCTGGCTGATCAACGCCAATATTCCGGAATATCTGCAGGCCAACCGCTTCAACCATGAGCCGAAACGGCCACGCAAGCTCTTGCTGCACCGAAAGCAGATCAACAAGCTGATGGGCGCGGTCGATCGCGAAGGCATGACGCTGATTCCGCTCAAGCTGTATTTCAACGAACGCGGGCGCGCCAAGCTCTTGCTGGCGATCGCCAAAGGCAAGAAGCTGCACGACAAGCGCGAGAGCGAAAAGAAACGCGACTGGGGCCGGGAAAAAAGCCGCCTGATGCGGGCGCGGGGATAG
- the mscL gene encoding large conductance mechanosensitive channel protein MscL — protein MLKEFREFAMKGNVVDLAVGVIIGAAFGAIVTSLVGDVIMPIIGAITGGLDFSNYFTGLSKSVTATNLADAKKQGAVLAWGNFLTLTLNFLIIAFVLFIVIRAINRLKRKDEAAPAPPKPTREVELLTEIRDLLKKG, from the coding sequence ATGCTGAAGGAATTCCGCGAATTTGCGATGAAGGGTAACGTCGTCGACCTCGCCGTCGGCGTCATCATCGGTGCGGCCTTCGGCGCGATCGTGACCTCGCTGGTCGGCGATGTGATCATGCCGATCATCGGCGCAATCACCGGCGGTCTTGACTTCTCCAACTATTTCACAGGCTTGTCGAAGTCGGTGACGGCGACCAATCTGGCCGACGCCAAAAAGCAGGGTGCCGTACTGGCTTGGGGCAATTTCCTGACGCTGACGCTGAACTTCCTCATCATAGCTTTCGTGCTATTCATCGTCATTCGCGCCATAAACCGGCTGAAGCGCAAGGACGAAGCCGCGCCGGCGCCGCCGAAGCCGACGCGCGAGGTGGAACTGCTGACCGAGATCCGAGATCTCCTCAAGAAGGGCTAA
- the dapA gene encoding 4-hydroxy-tetrahydrodipicolinate synthase, whose amino-acid sequence MAAKTKFRGSFTALVTPFKNGSLDEAAFRGLVSWQIAEGTHGLVPVGTTGESPTLSHDEHKRVVEWCIDEAKGRAPIIAGAGSNSTKEAVELAEHAEKAGADAVLVVTPYYNKPTQEGMYQHFKAINDAIGIPIIIYNIPGRSVIDMSVETMTRLFELKNIAGVKDATASMVRVSQQRAAMGEDFNQLSGEDATILGYMAHGGHGCISVTSNVAPRLCSEFHMAWQKGDHATALKLHDKLMPLHNNLFIESNPAPVKYALSLLGKIDEKLRLPMVPVSEPTRVAVRSAMVHAGLIN is encoded by the coding sequence ATGGCAGCCAAGACAAAATTCCGGGGCTCGTTCACCGCCTTGGTCACGCCGTTCAAGAACGGCTCGCTCGACGAGGCCGCCTTTCGCGGCCTGGTGAGCTGGCAAATCGCTGAGGGCACCCACGGCCTGGTGCCGGTGGGCACGACCGGCGAAAGCCCCACTTTGAGCCATGACGAGCACAAGCGCGTCGTCGAATGGTGCATCGACGAGGCCAAGGGGCGGGCGCCCATCATCGCAGGCGCGGGCTCCAATTCAACCAAGGAGGCCGTCGAGCTCGCCGAGCACGCGGAGAAGGCAGGCGCGGATGCCGTGCTGGTGGTGACGCCGTACTATAACAAGCCGACCCAGGAAGGCATGTACCAGCACTTCAAGGCGATCAACGACGCGATCGGTATTCCGATCATCATCTACAACATCCCCGGCCGTTCGGTGATCGACATGTCGGTCGAGACCATGACGCGGCTGTTCGAATTGAAGAACATCGCCGGCGTGAAGGATGCGACCGCCAGCATGGTGCGGGTGTCGCAGCAGCGCGCGGCGATGGGCGAGGACTTCAACCAATTGTCGGGCGAGGACGCCACCATCCTTGGCTACATGGCGCATGGCGGCCATGGCTGCATCTCGGTTACGTCCAACGTCGCGCCACGGCTCTGTTCTGAATTCCACATGGCATGGCAGAAGGGCGACCATGCCACCGCGCTCAAGCTGCATGACAAGCTGATGCCGCTGCACAACAACCTCTTCATCGAAAGCAATCCGGCGCCGGTGAAATACGCGCTCTCGCTGCTCGGCAAGATCGACGAGAAGCTGCGGCTGCCGATGGTGCCGGTATCCGAGCCGACGCGGGTCGCCGTGCGCAGCGCCATGGTGCATGCCGGTCTGATCAATTAA
- a CDS encoding lytic transglycosylase domain-containing protein encodes MPSARAAALRSTALATSLALAVLAAFPLAAWAKPKVPLPKPRPIARNVAPKSTAQSAPHTSAAPAAHAAAAPAAPAAPAPAPPVLAPATRQHAALPPPRKHVAPAAVASTSSTSQADKDALENVIELMRKQKPGDAAQAQAAISDPVARKLAEWLILRSDNNGASVERYRAFVSANPSWPSQTFLRRRIEATLWDDRRDDATVWAWFGNESPISAKGKFALAKAMLARGDRNNAERLVREAWRNDGMSEDTETAALDMFGPLLTAGDHKARMDTLLYGTEQEAGGMRAAKRLGSGHVALAKARIAANKKSSNLKSLLDAVPQELHSDPGYMFARIQWLRREEKFHEAARLMLAVPKDPNRLHNLNEWWIERRLLARKMLDVGEHRTAYLIARDAALPSRDIYKTEQEFTAGWIALRFLKDPAVAAQHFARIGVGSANPTALARAGYWQGRAAEAAGRAQEARAAYSRAAEQSTSYYGQLARAKLGLPQLQLNGVPSGRGRGAERLEIVRAVQLLYELDERELAIPIFADMGENGDPDALVGLGELTSRHSDARGMLLLGKAALNRGLPFDHYAYPVNGIPSFKQIGPEVEPSVVYAIARQESAFNPAVVSPAQAYGLMQVTPDAGRYVCKRAGVSFDLNRMKTDSVYNAMLGAAELGGLLEDYRGSYILTFAGYNAGRGSVKKWIERYGDPRDPKVDAVDWVEQIPFSETRNYVQRIMENLQVYRARFGGGTRLQIEADLHRGASVE; translated from the coding sequence ATCCCTTCCGCCCGCGCCGCCGCCTTGCGATCGACCGCGCTGGCCACGAGCCTGGCGCTGGCCGTGCTGGCTGCGTTCCCCCTGGCTGCCTGGGCCAAGCCAAAAGTTCCCCTGCCGAAGCCGCGGCCGATCGCCCGCAACGTCGCTCCCAAGTCGACTGCGCAGTCCGCGCCACATACCAGCGCAGCACCAGCAGCCCACGCCGCGGCGGCCCCTGCGGCGCCGGCCGCGCCCGCTCCTGCGCCGCCAGTTCTCGCGCCTGCGACCCGCCAGCATGCCGCCTTGCCGCCCCCGCGCAAGCACGTGGCGCCGGCAGCGGTAGCCTCGACGTCCTCGACGTCGCAGGCCGACAAGGACGCGCTGGAGAACGTCATCGAACTGATGCGCAAGCAGAAGCCGGGGGACGCCGCGCAGGCGCAGGCCGCGATATCGGATCCGGTCGCCCGCAAGCTTGCGGAATGGCTGATCCTGCGCAGCGACAACAATGGCGCCTCCGTGGAGCGCTACCGCGCGTTTGTTTCGGCCAATCCGAGCTGGCCATCGCAGACCTTTCTGCGCCGGCGCATCGAAGCCACCCTTTGGGACGACCGCCGCGACGACGCCACGGTGTGGGCGTGGTTCGGAAACGAATCGCCGATTTCGGCCAAGGGCAAGTTCGCGCTGGCGAAGGCCATGCTCGCGCGCGGCGATCGCAACAATGCCGAACGGCTGGTCCGCGAGGCCTGGCGCAATGACGGCATGTCGGAGGACACCGAGACCGCAGCGCTCGATATGTTCGGCCCATTGCTGACGGCAGGCGACCACAAGGCGCGGATGGACACGCTGCTTTACGGCACCGAGCAGGAAGCCGGCGGCATGCGCGCCGCCAAGCGGCTCGGTTCGGGCCACGTCGCGCTGGCCAAGGCGCGGATCGCGGCCAACAAGAAATCCTCCAACCTCAAGTCGCTGCTCGATGCGGTGCCGCAGGAGCTGCACAGCGATCCCGGCTATATGTTCGCCAGGATCCAGTGGCTGCGCCGCGAAGAGAAATTCCACGAGGCCGCACGGCTCATGCTGGCCGTGCCGAAAGATCCGAACCGCCTGCACAATCTCAACGAATGGTGGATCGAACGGCGCCTCCTTGCGCGCAAGATGCTGGACGTCGGCGAACACCGCACCGCCTATCTGATTGCGCGCGACGCCGCACTTCCATCCCGCGACATCTACAAGACCGAGCAGGAATTCACCGCGGGCTGGATCGCCCTGCGCTTCCTGAAGGATCCGGCGGTCGCCGCCCAGCACTTCGCGCGCATCGGTGTCGGCAGCGCGAACCCGACTGCGCTGGCGCGCGCCGGCTATTGGCAGGGCCGTGCGGCGGAAGCGGCGGGCCGCGCCCAGGAGGCCCGCGCCGCCTACAGCCGGGCAGCCGAGCAATCGACCAGCTATTACGGCCAACTGGCGCGCGCCAAGCTCGGCCTGCCGCAGCTCCAATTGAACGGCGTCCCGAGCGGCCGCGGCCGCGGGGCTGAACGGCTGGAGATCGTCCGCGCCGTGCAATTGCTCTATGAACTCGACGAGCGCGAGCTCGCGATCCCGATTTTCGCCGACATGGGCGAGAATGGCGATCCCGATGCCCTGGTCGGCCTCGGCGAACTCACCTCGCGCCATAGCGACGCCCGCGGCATGCTGCTGCTCGGCAAGGCCGCGCTCAACCGCGGCCTGCCGTTCGATCACTACGCCTATCCGGTCAACGGCATTCCGTCGTTCAAGCAGATCGGCCCCGAGGTGGAGCCCAGCGTCGTCTATGCGATTGCGCGGCAGGAAAGCGCCTTCAACCCGGCCGTGGTCTCGCCGGCGCAGGCCTACGGACTGATGCAGGTGACGCCGGACGCCGGACGCTACGTCTGCAAACGGGCCGGCGTCAGCTTCGACCTCAACCGGATGAAGACCGACTCGGTCTACAACGCCATGCTTGGCGCCGCCGAGCTCGGCGGGCTGCTCGAGGACTACCGCGGCTCCTACATCCTGACCTTCGCCGGCTATAATGCCGGTCGCGGCAGCGTCAAGAAATGGATCGAGCGTTACGGCGATCCGCGCGATCCCAAGGTCGACGCGGTCGATTGGGTCGAGCAGATCCCGTTCTCCGAGACGCGGAACTACGTGCAGCGGATCATGGAGAACCTGCAGGTCTATCGCGCGCGGTTCGGCGGCGGGACCAGGCTCCAGATCGAAGCCGACCTGCATCGCGGCGCCAGCGTCGAATAG
- a CDS encoding porin translates to MKMVKSLILGSAAGLIAMSGAQAADLPVKAKAVEYVRICSLYGAGFFYIPGTDTCIKLGGYLRIDTTFNGGIYGGPAWSGDIGQGNRYRDYFAARSRLALTVDTRTATEYGVVRTFGQANIQFSTLGNNSFNPNVLATNLGNNTNLLDQAGAGYVAVDQIFLQFAGFTFGKSVSAFATPWNGYPGNNNSFLMGGPDYVTGVNNIQYTAQFGNGVSGTIGLDEPTVYDRTAVLNLSVLPSGFATAGAQSYGGVHAPDIVGNIRVDQAWGLFQIGGLAHLVNASYNILGAGGVPTALSEISGHPEDKWGGAVMAALQIKNLPTGPGDDFKIDATYAKGSTKSVVSTSGASPSFVMFGSTGRLGAYQSVGFGQTADGVYLPGATDGIKLVDAWGIRGAFNHNWDPYWSTSLWGSYGQVRYGGNALDITSAKGAWCANYNTGKVVSADYSCNPDFNFAQVGVVTRWTPVKNLTFSAEVGAFFLDQKFTGAAVLAATAPKPTTVYEFKDQSTVFLNVRAQRNF, encoded by the coding sequence ATGAAGATGGTTAAGAGCCTTATTCTCGGCTCAGCGGCGGGTCTGATCGCCATGAGTGGAGCCCAGGCGGCCGATCTTCCCGTCAAGGCCAAAGCGGTCGAGTACGTGAGGATCTGCTCCCTGTATGGCGCGGGTTTCTTCTATATCCCGGGCACCGACACCTGCATCAAGCTGGGTGGTTATCTGCGCATCGACACCACGTTCAACGGCGGCATTTACGGCGGCCCGGCGTGGAGCGGCGATATCGGTCAGGGCAACCGCTACCGCGATTACTTCGCGGCCCGTTCTCGTCTGGCGCTGACGGTTGATACCCGTACCGCCACTGAATACGGCGTTGTCCGCACCTTCGGTCAGGCCAACATCCAGTTCAGCACGCTCGGCAACAACAGCTTCAATCCGAACGTGCTCGCGACCAACCTGGGCAACAACACGAACCTGCTTGATCAAGCTGGCGCTGGCTATGTCGCGGTCGACCAGATCTTCCTGCAGTTCGCTGGCTTCACCTTCGGTAAGTCGGTTTCGGCCTTCGCAACCCCCTGGAACGGCTATCCGGGCAACAACAACTCGTTCTTGATGGGCGGTCCGGACTACGTCACCGGCGTCAACAACATCCAGTACACCGCGCAGTTCGGCAACGGCGTGTCGGGCACCATCGGTCTGGATGAACCGACCGTGTACGACCGCACCGCTGTGCTGAACCTCAGCGTTCTTCCGAGCGGCTTCGCCACGGCGGGCGCTCAATCCTACGGCGGCGTGCATGCTCCCGACATCGTCGGCAACATCCGCGTCGACCAGGCCTGGGGTCTGTTCCAGATTGGTGGTTTGGCGCACCTCGTGAACGCTTCCTACAACATCCTTGGCGCCGGCGGCGTTCCGACGGCTCTGTCGGAAATCTCCGGTCACCCCGAAGACAAGTGGGGCGGTGCGGTGATGGCTGCGTTGCAGATCAAGAACCTGCCGACCGGTCCGGGCGACGACTTCAAGATCGACGCCACCTACGCCAAGGGCTCCACCAAGTCGGTGGTCTCCACGAGCGGCGCTTCGCCGAGCTTCGTGATGTTCGGTTCGACCGGTCGTCTGGGCGCTTACCAGAGCGTCGGCTTCGGCCAGACCGCTGACGGTGTGTACCTGCCCGGTGCCACCGACGGCATCAAGCTGGTGGATGCCTGGGGTATCCGTGGTGCGTTCAACCACAACTGGGATCCCTACTGGTCGACCAGCCTCTGGGGCAGCTATGGTCAGGTCCGCTACGGCGGCAACGCTCTGGACATCACCTCGGCGAAGGGTGCCTGGTGCGCCAACTACAACACTGGCAAGGTCGTGTCTGCAGACTATTCCTGCAACCCGGACTTCAACTTTGCCCAGGTTGGTGTGGTCACCCGCTGGACTCCCGTCAAGAACCTGACGTTCTCGGCTGAAGTCGGTGCGTTCTTCCTCGATCAGAAGTTCACGGGCGCTGCCGTCCTGGCTGCCACAGCTCCCAAGCCGACCACCGTGTACGAGTTCAAGGACCAGAGCACCGTCTTCCTGAACGTTCGCGCTCAGCGTAACTTCTGA
- a CDS encoding DUF1186 domain-containing protein translates to MKKEELEAILGDGDNTPDLGPIEEHLYAVATEPKLPDFAVGMCVARIEESAPALRAVLLRAADGEALSDDESLLLFRGLHILGGARDREACQPLLRLLRRPFEELDDLIGDTVAESLANIVTGVFDDDVDALFALIIDSSIDGFIREALFGAATFLAWEGRIERDRYRGFLVRFHEERPAEDGDQAWAGWLQAIALLGLRDLVPLVDNAFREDRIPEEWIDRRQFDDDIAGAEYAPDDIERLTQYNLGYIEDVLVSLDWTRGTEDVFDEDGEEAPWTDFAYPNEPVRNPWRNVGRNDPCPCGSGKKFKKCCLAVGEPPA, encoded by the coding sequence ATGAAGAAGGAAGAACTCGAGGCGATCCTTGGCGATGGCGACAACACGCCCGATCTCGGTCCGATCGAAGAACATCTTTATGCCGTAGCGACGGAGCCGAAGCTGCCGGATTTCGCGGTCGGCATGTGCGTGGCGAGAATCGAGGAATCTGCGCCGGCATTGCGCGCCGTTCTGCTGCGGGCTGCGGATGGCGAGGCATTGTCGGACGATGAAAGCCTGCTGCTGTTCCGCGGGCTGCATATCCTGGGCGGCGCACGTGACCGGGAAGCGTGCCAGCCGCTCCTGCGCCTGCTGCGGCGCCCCTTTGAGGAGCTCGACGATCTCATCGGCGATACCGTCGCTGAAAGCCTGGCCAACATCGTCACCGGCGTGTTCGATGACGATGTCGACGCCCTGTTCGCCTTGATCATCGACAGCTCGATCGATGGATTCATCCGTGAAGCATTGTTCGGCGCGGCGACTTTCCTGGCATGGGAGGGCCGCATCGAGCGCGATCGGTATCGGGGATTTCTTGTCCGGTTCCATGAGGAGCGGCCGGCCGAAGACGGCGATCAGGCCTGGGCGGGCTGGCTGCAGGCGATTGCCCTGCTCGGCCTGCGCGACCTGGTGCCGCTCGTCGACAATGCCTTTCGTGAAGACCGCATACCCGAGGAATGGATTGATCGTCGCCAGTTCGACGACGACATTGCCGGAGCCGAATACGCGCCCGACGACATCGAACGGCTCACGCAATACAACCTCGGTTACATCGAGGACGTGCTGGTATCACTGGATTGGACGCGCGGCACCGAAGACGTCTTCGACGAGGACGGCGAGGAAGCCCCGTGGACCGATTTCGCGTATCCGAACGAGCCGGTCAGGAACCCCTGGCGTAACGTCGGACGTAACGATCCATGTCCGTGCGGGAGCGGCAAGAAGTTCAAGAAATGCTGCCTTGCTGTGGGCGAGCCGCCGGCCTGA